One Pseudoliparis swirei isolate HS2019 ecotype Mariana Trench chromosome 4, NWPU_hadal_v1, whole genome shotgun sequence genomic window carries:
- the dbndd1 gene encoding dysbindin domain-containing protein 1 isoform X3 has product MEAQGGPGSPEPNKDIQKLLKPYSSGDLSKELFHCPAGEEDEGSLSGHTASLLDITEKRQPLSSVSSLEVHFDLLDLTELTDMSDQELAEVFADSDEENHNESPAGSHQPLLPRGGYLRSPSWTRSKAEPQRERKHHSDSDTAEPLMKLERPKPL; this is encoded by the exons ATGGAGGCTCAGGGAGGGCCAGGGAGCCCAG AGCCCAATAAAGACATCCAGAAGCTGCTGAAGCCCTACAGCTCAGGTGACCTATCCAAGGAGTTGTTTCACTGCCCagcaggggaggaggatgagggcagCCTGTCAGGGCACACCGCCAGCCTGCTGGACATCACCGAGAAGAGAC AACCACTGAGTAGTGTGTCCTCTCTGGAGGTGCACTTTGACCTCCTGGATCTGACAGAGCTGACTGACATGTCCGACCAGGAACTGGCTGAAGTTTTTGCTGACTCTGATGAGGAGAACCACAACGAGTCCCCAGCAG GTTCCCACCAGCCTTTGCTGCCCAGAGGCGGGTACTTGCGCTCCCCCTCGTGGACACGCAGCAAAGCCGAGCCCCAGCGAGAGCGGAAGCACCACAGCGACTCGGACACCGCAGAGCCCTTAATGAAGCTGGAGAGGCCGAAGCCGCTGTGA
- the dbndd1 gene encoding dysbindin domain-containing protein 1 isoform X2, with amino-acid sequence MFGSCFPQSNWFGLCSEIPVDGCVCGGFEAVADVLKYPVEHPDTRLSCMEAQGGPGSPEPNKDIQKLLKPYSSGDLSKELFHCPAGEEDEGSLSGHTASLLDITEKRQPLSSVSSLEVHFDLLDLTELTDMSDQELAEVFADSDEENHNESPADNHHLEAKPTELRRMLHVFTS; translated from the exons ATGTTCGGGTCGTGTTTCCCGCAATCAAACTGGTTCGGACTTTGTAGTGAAATTCCAGTGGATGGTTGTGTTTGTGGCGGTTTTGAAGCAGTTGCAGATGTTCTGAAGTATCCTGTTGAG CATCCAGACACTCGGCTGAGCTGCATGGAGGCTCAGGGAGGGCCAGGGAGCCCAG AGCCCAATAAAGACATCCAGAAGCTGCTGAAGCCCTACAGCTCAGGTGACCTATCCAAGGAGTTGTTTCACTGCCCagcaggggaggaggatgagggcagCCTGTCAGGGCACACCGCCAGCCTGCTGGACATCACCGAGAAGAGAC AACCACTGAGTAGTGTGTCCTCTCTGGAGGTGCACTTTGACCTCCTGGATCTGACAGAGCTGACTGACATGTCCGACCAGGAACTGGCTGAAGTTTTTGCTGACTCTGATGAGGAGAACCACAACGAGTCCCCAGCAG ATAATCACCATCTGGAGGCTAAACCAACCGAACTACGACGGATGCTCCATGTGTTCACGAGCTAG
- the dbndd1 gene encoding dysbindin domain-containing protein 1 isoform X1, with product MFGSCFPQSNWFGLCSEIPVDGCVCGGFEAVADVLKYPVEHPDTRLSCMEAQGGPGSPEPNKDIQKLLKPYSSGDLSKELFHCPAGEEDEGSLSGHTASLLDITEKRQPLSSVSSLEVHFDLLDLTELTDMSDQELAEVFADSDEENHNESPAGSHQPLLPRGGYLRSPSWTRSKAEPQRERKHHSDSDTAEPLMKLERPKPL from the exons ATGTTCGGGTCGTGTTTCCCGCAATCAAACTGGTTCGGACTTTGTAGTGAAATTCCAGTGGATGGTTGTGTTTGTGGCGGTTTTGAAGCAGTTGCAGATGTTCTGAAGTATCCTGTTGAG CATCCAGACACTCGGCTGAGCTGCATGGAGGCTCAGGGAGGGCCAGGGAGCCCAG AGCCCAATAAAGACATCCAGAAGCTGCTGAAGCCCTACAGCTCAGGTGACCTATCCAAGGAGTTGTTTCACTGCCCagcaggggaggaggatgagggcagCCTGTCAGGGCACACCGCCAGCCTGCTGGACATCACCGAGAAGAGAC AACCACTGAGTAGTGTGTCCTCTCTGGAGGTGCACTTTGACCTCCTGGATCTGACAGAGCTGACTGACATGTCCGACCAGGAACTGGCTGAAGTTTTTGCTGACTCTGATGAGGAGAACCACAACGAGTCCCCAGCAG GTTCCCACCAGCCTTTGCTGCCCAGAGGCGGGTACTTGCGCTCCCCCTCGTGGACACGCAGCAAAGCCGAGCCCCAGCGAGAGCGGAAGCACCACAGCGACTCGGACACCGCAGAGCCCTTAATGAAGCTGGAGAGGCCGAAGCCGCTGTGA